The following nucleotide sequence is from Terriglobia bacterium.
GACCGCCCTTGGCGTCGAAGCTCCACTGCTCCGGCACGTGAGAAGTCAGCCCGACGACCTCGAACTTCTGCTCCCAGCCGCCATCCGGCCCCGCCGGCACGAGGCCGAGGGACTCGAGCGCGCTCGCCAGGTACTTGACCGCGAGCACGTCGCCGGGCTTCGAGGTCGCCCGACCTTCCAGGAGGTCGTTCGACAGGAACCGCGTCGGCCCGGAGATCGCGGACGCCGTCACCGCCTTCGACGCCGCGAGCGCCTGGGGCGGCACGGGGACCGGCTGGGCTTGTGCGGCCGCCACGGCCGTGACGGCAAGGCCGATAACCCACGCTGACAGCCTGATCATCGGGACGTCCTCCACGCTCCGGAAGTCGGAACGCCGCGCTCCGGGTGCGGAGGGGTATTATCGCCGTGACCGGCGCGGTCCGCCCGCGAGATCCCGGCACGGGCCGCGAGGGAGGATCCGATGAACGCACGTACGGCGTGCCTCGGGCTCGCGCTCCTGGCGACGGCCGCGTTCGCGGCCCGCCCGGGTTTCGAAAAGGACATCGTCAAGACCTCCGCCGGCGACCTCGAGATCGGGTTCATCGGCCACGGGTCGCTGATGTTCGCCTTCCAGGGCAAGGTGATTCACGTCGACCCGTACGGCAAGGAGGCGGACTACGCGTCGCTGCCCAAGGCGAGCCTCGTGCTGGTCACGCACGACCATCGCGATCACCTCGACCCCGCGGCGATCGCCGCGGTCCGGACGGCCGAGACGGCGGTCGTGGTCTCCCCCGTGTGCGAAGGCAAGGTCGAAGGCGCACTCGTCCTGCGCAACGGGGAGTCGCGGACCGTCGCCGGCATCCCGATCACGGCGGTGCCGGCGTACAACATCGTTCACGTGAGTCCGGACGGGGCGCCCTTCCACCCCAAGGGCGAGGGGAACGGCTACGTGCTGACGTTCGGCGACACCCGTGTCTACGTCGCGGGCGACACCGAGAACGTCCCGGAGATGAAGGACCTCAAGGACATCGCCATCGCGTTCCTGCCCATGAACCTCCCGTACACGATGACCCCGGAGATGGCGGCGGACGCCGCTCGGGCGTTCAAGCCGAGGATCCTCTACCCGTACCACTGCGGCGACACCGACCCGGGACGCCTCGTGGCGCTGCTCGCTACCGACAAGGGGATCGAGGTCCGCGTTCGCAAGATGAAGTGAGGCGGGCGCGGCTCGCCCGTCCCGACCTCAGGCGTACAGTCCGCGCAGCTCCGCGGCTCGCGCGACGCGTTGGATCGCGACGATGAACGCGGCGATCCGCATGTTGGTCTCGTGCTCGACGCTCGCCTCGAGGACCGCTCCGAACGCCTCGACCATGTAGCGCTCGAGCTCCCTTGCCACCCGCTCCTCCTGCCAGTAGAACCCCTGCCGGTTCTGGACCCATTCGAAGTAGGAAACCGTGACGCCCCCGGCGTTGCAGAGGATGTCCGGAATGAGGAAGACCCCCTTCTTCGCGAGGATCGCGTCCGCCTCGTAGGTGGTCGGGCCGTTGGCGCACTCGGCGATCACCCGCGCCCTGACCCGCGGTGCGTTCTCGCCGGTGATCTGGGTCTCGAGCGCCGCGGGGACCAGAACGTCCACGTCCAGCTCGAGGAGCTTCAACGGATCGTCGAGGCGCGTGACCTGAAGCGCGCGGTCGAGCCCCTCGAGCCCGCGGTGCTCCACGTTGTGGCGGAACGCCGTCTCGATGTCGATCCCGGTCTCGTTCACGAACGCGCCGTTCACGTCCGAGATCCCCACGATCCTGAAGCCGAGGCCGGCGAGGAGCCTCGCGGCCCACGAGCCGGCGTTCCCGAATCCCTGGATCGCGACGCGGGTCTTCTTGGGCTCGATGCCGAGGTGCTTGCATGCCTCCCGCACGCAGAACACCATCCCCTGCGCCGTCGCCGAGTCGCGCCCTTTCGATCCGCCCAGGTCGAGGGGCTTGCCGGTGACCACGGCCGGGAGGTACCCCCTCGCGTGCATCGAGAGCGTGTCCATGATCCACGCCATGATCTGGGCGTTGGTGTTCACGTCGGGCGCGGGGACGTCGCGATCCACGCCGAACAGGTCCTCGAGCTCGGCCGCGTAGCGCCGAGTCAGCCGCTCCAGCTCGCCCAGGGAGAGCCTCTTCGGGTCCACGATGATGCCGCCCTTCCCGCCGCCGAACGGGATGTTCACCACCGCGCACTTGTAGGTCATCCAGAACGCCAGCGCCTTGACCTCCGCCACGGTCACCGCGGGGTGGTACCTCAGGCCGCCCTTCGCCGGCCCGCGGGCCATGCTGTGCTGCACCCGGTAGGCGGTGAAGATCTCGATCCGGCCGTCGTCCATCCGGACCGGGAGCTTGGCTTCCGTGACCCGGCGCGGCTGCTTGATCATGGCGATCTGGTTCGGCGTCAACTTCAGCACCCGGGCCGCCTCGTCGAACTGCTTGAACGCGTTCTCGAGCGCGTTGACGTTGTCCTTCTCCATGGAGCCCTCCTGATTCGGACGCCGGAGCATGGTACCGCGACTCGCGTCTCCGGGCTGGTGAGCCGGCAGGGGCCTCCCGGCCCTCGCTACCGGGGAGCGATCGGCTGTGGCAAGATGCATCTGCCTGCGGAGGAAGAATGGCCAATACGATCCTCGCCTCTCCCGCTCGGCGGTCCCCGCGCCGGCTCGGGCTCGCAGCCGGGCTCGTGCTGGCGATCGCCGTCTCGTCGCTCGCCGGCCGGACCGCGCTCGCGGGACTGTGCGGCGGCGACGATCGGGTGCGGCTCGTCGAGGGCTCCTCGGTCGAGACCTCGACCGCGCGGATCTCTCCCGACGAGGTGGCCGCCATACGAAGCGCGGTGTACGCGCTGCGTCCCAGGATCGGACTGGGCGTAGGTCCGTTCTGCACGGGGACGGCGATCTCCGACAAGCTCCTGCTGACCGCGGGGCACTGCGTGTTCCCGGGCGGGATCAAGGCTTATCAGAAGCACCTTCGGCCGCGGCCGAGGCCGCTCGAGCTCAAGCTCGTCTATCGCATCCTCGACAAGCGGTCGGGCGCCGACCTGGCCCTGTACTCCCGGAAGTCCGGGTCGTTTCGCGACTACCTCCGCGTCGATCCCGGGTTCGGCTTCGACGACGTGGAGCCCGGCGATCGCTTCGGCTTCCCCGCGTTTCCGTACGAGAAGTGGAACGTCTTCTCGTGGCCACAGAAGAAGCTCCTGTTCTCCCCCGTCTCGCAATCGACGGTCGAGGACGAGGACGTGTGGTTCGGCGTGCAGCCCTGCCGCGAGCATGCCGCGCTGGAGCCGGCGTCACCGGGATCGACCGCGGTGGACGAGTCTCCCTGGTGCCGGGTTTACACCTGCGCCGACTTCTTCGACGGGAACAGCGGCTCGCCGATGCTGCGCTTCCACCTGGAGGGGGGCGCGGAGACGGTGTCCATCGTCGCGGTGGGAACCGTGGGCGCCGCGAGAAGACGGCCGGAGGGATCGCCGAACGCCGGCGCCGTCCCGGTCTCTCTCCTGAAAGACGTGCTGCCCGGGCTCCTGACGCCGTCGAGGTAGATCCGACCGTCGCCGAGCGGGCTTGCCCCCGGCACCCCCGCGCCGTAGACTCCGGCTCCATTCCCACTTTCGACGGGGGGCGCCGATGGCATCGAACGATCCGAGGCGAGGCGAGGGGGAGACCCGCCGCCTCCATCCCGCGGCCTACCGCGAGCTTGCGCCCGGCGAGACTTACGAGCCGTTCGTCCCCGCCGGCGCCGTGGTGCCCGAGTTCACGCCGCGCTCGGTGCTCACCGGAATCGTGATGGTCCTGATCTTCTCGGTGGCCGCCACCTACTCGGGGCTCAAGGTCGCCCAGGTGTTCGAGGCGGCGATCCCGATCTCGATCCTGGCCGTCGGCCTCTCAGGGCTCTTCAGCCGGCGCAACTCGATCCTCGAGAACGTGATCATCCAGAGCATCGGCGGCGCGTCGGGGCTCGTGGTGGCCGGCTCGATCTTCACGCTCCCGGCGCTGTACATCATGAACGTCGCGCCGGGGACCGGCCGGATGCTCCTGACCATGTTCGTGGTGGCGGTCCTCGGCTCGTTCCTCGGCCTGCTGTTCCTTGTCCCGCTCCGGAGGTACTTCGTCGCCGAGCAGCACGGAAAGCTCCCGTTCCCCGAGGCGACCGCGATCAACGAGGTGTACGTCACGGGGGAGGCGGGGGGCGAGCAGGCCAGGACGCTGCTCCTCGCGGCGGCGGTGGGAGGGATCTACGACTTCTTCGCCAGCTCGGTCAGGGCGTGGTCCGAGATCGTGACCTTCCAGTTCCTACCGTTCATGAAGGGGCTGGCGGACAAGTACAGGGCCGCGGTGAGCCTGAACGCGGTGGCGCTGATCCTGGGGCTCGGCTACATCACCGGGCTCCGATTCTCCGCGATCATCTGCGCGGGCGGCCTGTTCTCGAATCTGATCATGGTCCCGCTGATCTACCACTTCGGCCAGTACGTCCCTTCGATCTCCATCCCGCCGGCGCCGCTTCCCGGCGTCCCGGCGTTCATCACGCAGATGAGCGCCGGCAACATCTTCAGGCTCTACGCCCAGCGGGTCGGCGTCGGGGCCATGGCGGGAGCCGGGATCATCGGGATCCTGAAGGCGCTACCCACCATCGCCAACGCGTTCTCCCTCGGGTTCAAGCAGATCTTCCGGCCGCACGCGCACGCAGCCGAGGTCTCCCGCACCGACCGCGACCTCAAGATGAGCACGGTCATGGGCGCGATCGTCGTGGCCACCCTGGCGGTCGGTGTCTTCTTCCTCGTGCTCCTCGGCCAGGACCCGATCTCGGCCGGGAAGGCGCCCCAGATCGCGCTGACCGGTCTCGTAATCGCGTTCGTGTTCTCGTTCCTGTTCACCACCGTGGCCGCTCTCGCCACGGCGATGACCGGCAATAACCCGATCTCGGGCATGACCCTGGTCACGCTGATCATCGGCTCGACCGCCCTGGTCGCGGTCGGGCTCCAGGGGGAGTACGGCAAGTTCGCGGCGATCGTGATGGGGGCGGTGGTCTGCTCCGCCCTGGCGATGAGCGGCGGGTTCGTCACCGACCTCAAGGTCGGATTCTGGCTCGGCTCGACGCCGCGCTACCAACAGATCTCCAAGGTGATCGGCACGCTGTTCGCCGCGGTCGGCGTCGCCCTGACCGTGCTCCTGATCCACCGTGCGTTCGGGCATACCGACCCCGCGAGCGGCCAGTTCGTCTCGGGCTTCATGAACACCCAGGTCGTGCCGGCGCCGCAGGCGAACCTGTTCGCGACGATCCTCTCCGGCATCTTCGACAAACAGCCGGTGACCTGGCTCCTCTACAGCGTCGGCCTCGTGCTCGCAGTCCTCCTCGAGATGATGAAGATCCCCCCCCTGGCGTTCGCGATCGGGATGTACCTGCCGCTGCAGGTGAACACGCCGCTGTTCATCGGCGGCCTCATCTCGCACTGGGTCGGGAAGAGCAGCAAGGATCCCAAGGTGTCCGAGGCGCGCTCCCAGCGCGGGACCCTCCTGGCCAGCGGGTTCATCGCCGGCGGCGCGATCATGGGGGTCGTCGGGGCGCTGCTCGTGATCGGCAAGGAGTACCTGTCGTTCCTGAACGTGGACCTCGGCGTCCCCGACCGGAGCGACACCGCGGGGCAGATCGTCAGCATCGTGATGTTCGTCGGTCTGTGCCTTTTCCTGTATCTCGATTCGAAGCGCGCCAAGCCGCACGCCTAGCGGCGGACCGGCGGTGTAGACTCCGCGCATGCGCGCGCACAAGGGCTTTCGCGGCTCCCGCGGCTTCGTCGTCCTCCTGATCGTCGCGACGGCCGTCGCGGCGGGAATCGCCGCGACCGGCCCAGCCGCCCCGCACCCGAGTCCGGCTCCGCGCGGGGGTGCTGTGGCGTCGTCCGCCCCCGCGGCCACGGAGGCCGGGCTTCTCATCCTCCGAGAAGGGGGCAACGCAGCAGACGCCGCGGTCGCGGTCGCGCTGGCGCTGGCGGTCGTCCACCCCCAGGCCGGCAACCTGGGCGGCGGCGGGTTTGCCGTGGCGCGATTCGGCGACGAGGTGGCGGCGCTCGATTTCCGCGAGACCGCGCCTGCGGCCGCAACGGCCGGGATGTTCCTGGGCCCGGACGGCTCCCCCGTCGCGGAGCGCTCGCTCGTGGGTCCGCTCGCCGCCGGAGTTCCTGGCTCGCCCGCGGGCCTTTTTGAGCTGCACCACCGGTTCGGGCGGCTGCCCTGGATCCAGGTCGTCGCGCCCGCGGCCCGGCTGGCCCGGGGCGGGTTCCCGGTCACGGAGCGGCTGTCCCGGGCGATCGCGGAGGACCGCGCGCTCCTCGCCCGCTTCCCGGAGACCGCGGCGGTTTGGCTGCCGGGAGGCCAGCCCCCCGCGGCGGGAACGACCGTGCGGCTCCCGCGGCTCGCGAAGGTCCTCGACGCCTACGGCCGGCTCGGTCCCAAGGCGCTCACGCGCGGCCGGGCCGCCGAAGCCATCGAGGCGGCGTCCCGAAAGCACGGCGGCATCCTGACCGCGGCCGACCTCGCCGCCTACGCGCCGGTCTGGCGCGCTCCCGTCAGGCTCCGAGCGTTCGGCTGGGAGATCGCCTCGATGCCGCTCCCCTCCTCCGGCGGGATCATCCTCGGCGAGACGTTCGGCATGCTGGAGCGACTGGGATTCGCGGCGCTCCCGAAGGACGGCGCGGATCGCGCGCACCTCTCGGTCGAGGCCTGGCGCCGCGCGTTCGCCGACCGGTTCTTGCTCGGCGATCCCATGTCGACGGGAGCCGACGCGACGCAGCTCCTCGACCCGTCCTGGCTCGACCGCCGCGCGCGTGAGATCGATCGTGCGCGGGCAACGCCGTCCGCGAGCGTCAAGAACTGGCCCGGGGGTGCCGCGGAGCCGACGCAAACCACACACCTCTCGGTGGTGGACGCCCGAGGGGACGCGGTGGCGATGACCGTCACGCTCAACGACACGTTCGGGTGCCGGCTGCTGGTTCCGGAGCTCGAGATCCTCCTGAACAACGAGATGGACGACTTCGCGGCCGCCCCCGGGAAGGCCAATCTCTACGGGCTCGTGCAGGGCCCCGCGAACGCGGTCGGGCCGGGCAAGCGCATGCTCTCGTCGATGAGCCCGACGCTGGCGTGGAAGGGAAGCGAGATCCTGGCGATCGGCTCCCCGGGCGGCTCCCACATCCCGACCGCCGTGGGCCAGACGCTGCTACGTATCCTGGTGGATGGGGAGTCGCTCCTGGACGCGGTGACGCACCCCAGGATCCACCATCAATGGATGCCCGACGAGGTCGCGGTCGAGGCCGGAGCGCTGTCCGGAGAGGTCCGTGGCGAGCTGGCGCGGCGTGGGCACGTTCTGAAGGAGGTCAAGGCGCTCGGCGAGGTCGACGCCGCGCGGCGCCGCGCCGACGGGCGCCTCGAAGCCGCCGCGGACCCGCGGGGACCTGGAGCCGCCTCGGTCGAAGAGCCGCGGAAGTAGGGCGCTCAGTCGATCAGCAGGATCGCGTAGCGGTTCATCGGCTGGGACAGATCGGTCAGCACCTCGATCGGGTACCCGACGGCGTGAGCCGTCGAGTAGACGTCCACCGCCAGCCCCTCGGCCGTGGGACGCGCCGAGCCCGGCAGGCGGCATTCGCCCGGATGCCCGACGCACTCCTCGCAGTGGGGACAGCTGCCCATCGGGAGCATGAACGCCTTTCGGTGACCGCTCAGGAACACCGCCCGCTCGAGGGTGAAGAGCTTCGCGTTGAGCGGCCGCGACCAACGCCTGCGCGCTTCCTCGTCCGGCTCCGTTTTCGCGAAGTGGAAGATCGCCGCTTCCGAGTACTCGCGGAAGAACCGCTCGCACTCCGCCACGGACGGGTTGTTCGGTGGGCAGGCCACGTTCGTGCCGTACTCGGGGCACCCGTACTGGCATTTCATCCGGACCCACTGGGCCACCACGATGTCGGCCGGGCGAATCCAGCGAAAATCGGCGAAGCCGCCCTCCCGGAAGAGCCGCTCCAGCTGCTGCCGGTCGGTCGTGACGACTTGCATTGGCAACCTCCGAGAGCGCCTCTCTCCCGGCGCGGCGATCAAGCTAGGGAGTCGGCTTCGCCACCAGGTCCAGCTCGACCCGGACCCTTGCGCCCTCGCGGGAGACTGAGCCGAACTTCCCTGCACGATCCTGAAACAGGATGCGGACTTCGTCGGCCGATAGCACTTTGAGCAGGGGGTCGAGCTTCTCGCGAACGTTACTGAACGCCGCGGTGGCGGCCGCCGCCGACGGGTAATCCACGAGGAGCAGCGTTCGCGTTCCGCCCCCTGGCTGCCGGTACTCGCCGGCGACTGCCGCGGCCTTGCCGCCCAAGAGCAGGAGGTCCCCCTCGCCCAGCGCGCCGGCGACCGATTGGAGGCCGTACCGGCCGCGGATCAGGCGGACGGTGGACGGGACGAGACCGTCCCCGAGGAGAAGCGCCAGCGCGGCCGGCCGCTCCGCTCCCGGAATCCGCGACGCCGTGAACCGCCCGATCTCGAGGAGGCCCGCCGAGACCTCGGGCGTCCCGGCGTCGTTGTTGACGAGGACGTAGTAGCGTCCCTTCACGAACGCGAGCTGGTAACGGCCGAAGGTGTGCCGCTCGGAGAACCCGGGGTCCGGGGTCTCCTTCCCGCACTTCGCGAGGTAGATCCCCCAGGCGGCGACCGGGTCGTCCATCCGGTAGATCTCGAGGACGATCTCGGCGTCCCCGCGGCGGAAGCGGGCGAGGGTCAGCGCGTCGAAGCCCAGCTCGAGGAAGATCTCGGCGCCGCCGTCGATGTGGCCGTAGAGCTCGGCTCCCGCGAAGACCTTCGGGGCCTCGGCCCGGCGAAAGCCTGCCGGAGTGCCGTCCTCCGGAACGAGGGAGAGATCGCTACCAGCGCGCGCGCCGGCGGCCGCCAGGAGGAGGAACGACGCCGCCAGCGCGCGCCTCAAGCTTCGACCCGGACGAGGCGGATCTTCGCCGGGTCCCCCACTCCGAGGCCGAGCTTCTCGGCCTGGGCGAAATAATCCGTGTAGCGCGGGAGGTCGACGACCTTGATCTCCATGGCCCGCCGCTTCTCGACGATCTGGTCGTGGCCGATGCGGTCGAGGGCGAACGGGTCCGTGGCGAAATACAGCGTTTGGAGGGGGTAGACGAACTTCTCGTTCATCATCGGGCCGTCGTCGTACTGCCCGCGGATGCCGTCGATCACGTTCAGCACGAGCTTGTCC
It contains:
- the ggt gene encoding gamma-glutamyltransferase, whose translation is MRAHKGFRGSRGFVVLLIVATAVAAGIAATGPAAPHPSPAPRGGAVASSAPAATEAGLLILREGGNAADAAVAVALALAVVHPQAGNLGGGGFAVARFGDEVAALDFRETAPAAATAGMFLGPDGSPVAERSLVGPLAAGVPGSPAGLFELHHRFGRLPWIQVVAPAARLARGGFPVTERLSRAIAEDRALLARFPETAAVWLPGGQPPAAGTTVRLPRLAKVLDAYGRLGPKALTRGRAAEAIEAASRKHGGILTAADLAAYAPVWRAPVRLRAFGWEIASMPLPSSGGIILGETFGMLERLGFAALPKDGADRAHLSVEAWRRAFADRFLLGDPMSTGADATQLLDPSWLDRRAREIDRARATPSASVKNWPGGAAEPTQTTHLSVVDARGDAVAMTVTLNDTFGCRLLVPELEILLNNEMDDFAAAPGKANLYGLVQGPANAVGPGKRMLSSMSPTLAWKGSEILAIGSPGGSHIPTAVGQTLLRILVDGESLLDAVTHPRIHHQWMPDEVAVEAGALSGEVRGELARRGHVLKEVKALGEVDAARRRADGRLEAAADPRGPGAASVEEPRK
- a CDS encoding oligopeptide transporter, OPT family, with amino-acid sequence MASNDPRRGEGETRRLHPAAYRELAPGETYEPFVPAGAVVPEFTPRSVLTGIVMVLIFSVAATYSGLKVAQVFEAAIPISILAVGLSGLFSRRNSILENVIIQSIGGASGLVVAGSIFTLPALYIMNVAPGTGRMLLTMFVVAVLGSFLGLLFLVPLRRYFVAEQHGKLPFPEATAINEVYVTGEAGGEQARTLLLAAAVGGIYDFFASSVRAWSEIVTFQFLPFMKGLADKYRAAVSLNAVALILGLGYITGLRFSAIICAGGLFSNLIMVPLIYHFGQYVPSISIPPAPLPGVPAFITQMSAGNIFRLYAQRVGVGAMAGAGIIGILKALPTIANAFSLGFKQIFRPHAHAAEVSRTDRDLKMSTVMGAIVVATLAVGVFFLVLLGQDPISAGKAPQIALTGLVIAFVFSFLFTTVAALATAMTGNNPISGMTLVTLIIGSTALVAVGLQGEYGKFAAIVMGAVVCSALAMSGGFVTDLKVGFWLGSTPRYQQISKVIGTLFAAVGVALTVLLIHRAFGHTDPASGQFVSGFMNTQVVPAPQANLFATILSGIFDKQPVTWLLYSVGLVLAVLLEMMKIPPLAFAIGMYLPLQVNTPLFIGGLISHWVGKSSKDPKVSEARSQRGTLLASGFIAGGAIMGVVGALLVIGKEYLSFLNVDLGVPDRSDTAGQIVSIVMFVGLCLFLYLDSKRAKPHA
- a CDS encoding MBL fold metallo-hydrolase is translated as MNARTACLGLALLATAAFAARPGFEKDIVKTSAGDLEIGFIGHGSLMFAFQGKVIHVDPYGKEADYASLPKASLVLVTHDHRDHLDPAAIAAVRTAETAVVVSPVCEGKVEGALVLRNGESRTVAGIPITAVPAYNIVHVSPDGAPFHPKGEGNGYVLTFGDTRVYVAGDTENVPEMKDLKDIAIAFLPMNLPYTMTPEMAADAARAFKPRILYPYHCGDTDPGRLVALLATDKGIEVRVRKMK
- a CDS encoding DUF2284 domain-containing protein — encoded protein: MQVVTTDRQQLERLFREGGFADFRWIRPADIVVAQWVRMKCQYGCPEYGTNVACPPNNPSVAECERFFREYSEAAIFHFAKTEPDEEARRRWSRPLNAKLFTLERAVFLSGHRKAFMLPMGSCPHCEECVGHPGECRLPGSARPTAEGLAVDVYSTAHAVGYPIEVLTDLSQPMNRYAILLID
- a CDS encoding Glu/Leu/Phe/Val dehydrogenase, whose translation is MEKDNVNALENAFKQFDEAARVLKLTPNQIAMIKQPRRVTEAKLPVRMDDGRIEIFTAYRVQHSMARGPAKGGLRYHPAVTVAEVKALAFWMTYKCAVVNIPFGGGKGGIIVDPKRLSLGELERLTRRYAAELEDLFGVDRDVPAPDVNTNAQIMAWIMDTLSMHARGYLPAVVTGKPLDLGGSKGRDSATAQGMVFCVREACKHLGIEPKKTRVAIQGFGNAGSWAARLLAGLGFRIVGISDVNGAFVNETGIDIETAFRHNVEHRGLEGLDRALQVTRLDDPLKLLELDVDVLVPAALETQITGENAPRVRARVIAECANGPTTYEADAILAKKGVFLIPDILCNAGGVTVSYFEWVQNRQGFYWQEERVARELERYMVEAFGAVLEASVEHETNMRIAAFIVAIQRVARAAELRGLYA